The following proteins are co-located in the Cryptosporidium parvum Iowa II chromosome 6, whole genome shotgun sequence genome:
- a CDS encoding ubiquitin-conjugating enzyme produces the protein RRRIVNDINKLRKEVYQGIRVMPFSQNMMYCQAIINGPKDTFWESGKSNIIKKFNLYTSTPIGTFNLIMQFSEEYPTKPPDVRFLSKMFHPNIYPDGRICLDILQNQWSALIDIASVLTSIQSLLSDPNPNSPANTIASEMYVKERNKYNSKVLECVEESWSTPSYSIPK, from the coding sequence AGAAGGAGAATTgttaatgatattaataagcTTAGAAAAGAGGTATACCAGGGTATCCGTGTAATGCCATTTTCACAAAATATGATGTATTGTCAGGCAATCATTAATGGTCCAAAAGATACTTTCTGGGAAAGTGGTAAGTCTAATATTATCAAGAAATTTAACTTATACACTTCAACCCCAATAGGCACCTTTAACTTAATTATGCAATTCTCTGAAGAATATCCAACAAAACCTCCAGATGTAAGATTCTTAAGTAAAATGTTTCATCCCAATATATATCCAGACGGGAGGATATGTTTAGATATACTTCAGAATCAATGGAGTGCTTTGATTGATATTGCTTCTGTATTAACTTCAATACAATCCTTATTGAGTGATCCAAATCCTAATTCTCCTGCAAACACTATAGCTTCTGAAATGTATGTTAAGGAAAGAAATAAGTATAATAGTAAAGTACTAGAATGTGTTGAAGAAAGTTGGTCAACTCCCTCTTATTCTATACctaaataa
- a CDS encoding 60S ribosomal protein L10, alpha/beta hammerhead (transcripts identified by EST), with product MARRPARCYRYCRGKPYPKSRFCRGVPDPKIRIYDVGRKKAECDAFPAVIHLISDEYEQISSEALEAARISANKYMIKFCGKDNFHLRIRVHPFHVLRINKMLSCAGADRLQTGMRGAYGKPTGTAARVNIGQVLMSIRCKEDKTQTAVMALRRAKYKFPGRQKVVVSDKWGFTKFTKEEYLKYQAEGRIVPDGVNCKYISCRGSLSRIFPEAANINIPLDD from the coding sequence ATGGCACGTCGTCCAGCAAGATGTTATAGATATTGCAGGGGAAAACCATACCCAAAGTCACGTTTCTGCCGTGGTGTACCAGACCCAAAGATTCGTATTTACGATGTTGGTAGAAAGAAGGCAGAATGTGATGCTTTCCCAGCAGTAATTCACTTGATTTCTGATGAATACGAACAAATTTCCAGTGAAGCTTTGGAAGCTGCTCGTATTTCTGCTAACAAGTACATGATCAAGTTTTGTGGTAAGGATAACTTCCACTTAAGAATTAGAGTACATCCATTCCACGTACtcagaattaataaaatgcTTTCATGTGCTGGTGCCGATAGGCTCCAGACTGGTATGAGAGGTGCTTATGGTAAACCAACAGGTACTGCTGCTCGTGTGAATATTGGTCAGGTCTTGATGTCCATTAGATGCAAGGAAGATAAGACCCAGACTGCAGTAATGGCCTTGAGAAGAGCCAAATATAAGTTCCCAGGAAGACAAAAGGTCGTTGTCTCAGACAAGTGGGGTTTCACTAAGTTCACCAAGGAGGAATACCTCAAATATCAAGCTGAGGGCAGAATTGTTCCTGATGGAGTTAACTGCAAATACATTAGTTGCCGTGGATCTCTTTCTAGAATCTTCCCAGAAGCtgctaatattaatattccaCTTGATGACTAA
- a CDS encoding protein phosphatase 2B catalytic subunit, calcineurin like phosphatse superfamily (transcripts identified by EST): MQPLKDPLNDRVVKESDPPPPLPITEELLFPNGIEGNPDWRILKSHLLREGRVRKDHLLEIVRRTSEITANESNLLRLRDPITVVGDIHGQYYDLVKLLDVGGDPETTQYLFLGDYVDRGSFSIEVLLLLYSLKLNYPDTVYLLRGNHECRQMTTFFNFRDECEYKYDSTVHGYFMESFDTLPIAAIINGKFFCVHGGLSPELRSVDQILTINRFQEPPRSGLYCDILWADPIDEKDETETSEEHFVTNDVRGCSYFFATQASNKFLDQNGLLSIVRAHEAQLEGFKMHSPNVKTRFPSVITIFSAPNYCDVYNNKGAILKFENNTLNIQQFNFSAHPYYLPNFLDIFSWSLPFVSEKVTEMLYSIIQPVATSSSEPMELEEEDLPDDVRRLMDAFCINEDGKLPEEVASLGSSIIRSAQPASSVISKERADTLRKKVQSVARIMRVFSTLREQNELIVKLKGVTPGHRIPMGLLLGGRDALENELEKFNKVKTMDAYNERRPY, encoded by the coding sequence ATGCAGCCATTAAAAGATCCACTTAATGACAGAGTTGTAAAGGAGTCTGACCCTCCTCCTCCACTTCCAATTACTGAAGAATTGCTTTTTCCAAATGGAATTGAAGGTAATCCTGATTGGAGAATTCTTAAATCACACTTATTAAGAGAGGGACGCGTAAGAAAAGATCATCTATTGGAAATTGTTAGAAGAACTTCTGAAATTACTGCAAACGAATCAAACCTCTTAAGATTAAGAGATCCAATTACTGTTGTTGGTGATATTCATGGACAATATTACGATCTAGTTAAATTACTAGACGTTGGTGGTGATCCTGAAACTACACAATATCTATTCTTAGGAGATTATGTTGACAGAGGATCTTTCTCTATTGAGGTCTTATTGCTACTATATTCATTAAAGCTAAATTATCCAGATACTGTCTATTTACTTAGAGGAAATCACGAATGTAGACAAATGACaacttttttcaattttcgTGATGAATGTGAATACAAGTATGATTCAACTGTACATGGATATTTTATGGAATCCTTTGATACTCTTCCAATTGCTGcaattattaatggaaaGTTCTTTTGCGTACATGGTGGACTTTCTCCTGAATTACGTTCAGTTGACCAAATTCTAACAATTAATAGATTCCAAGAACCACCAAGATCCGGACTTTACTGTGATATTTTATGGGCTGATCCTATTGatgaaaaagatgaaaCTGAAACTTCTGAAGAACATTTCGTGACCAATGATGTCAGAGGATGCTCATATTTTTTTGCTACTCAAGCAAGTAACAAGTTTCTTGATCAAAATGGATTACTTTCTATTGTAAGAGCTCATGAGGCACAATTAGAAGGTTTTAAGATGCACAGTCCAAATGTAAAAACAAGATTTCCATCTGTAATCACAATTTTCAGTGCTCCGAATTATTGTGAtgtatataataataaaggtGCTATTCTCAAGTTTGAAAATAACACTTTAAATATACAACAATTCAATTTCTCTGCTCATCCATATTATTTACCAAACTTTTTGGACATATTTTCATGGTCTCTTCCTTTTGTATCGGAAAAAGTTACTGAAATGTTATATTCTATTATACAACCTGTTGCAACTTCTTCTTCTGAACCTATGGaacttgaagaagaagatttaCCTGATGATGTACGTAGATTAATGGATGCATTTTGCATTAATGAAGATGGAAAGTTACCAGAAGAGGTTGCTAGTCTTGGTTCTTCAATTATTAGATCTGCACAACCAGCTTCTAGTGTTATTTCAAAGGAAAGAGCTGATACTCTCAGAAAGAAAGTTCAAAGTGTTGCTCGTATTATGAGAGTATTTTCAACTCTTAGAGAGCAAAATGAACTTATTGTTAAGCTCAAGGGTGTCACCCCTGGCCATAGAATACCCATGGGATTACTCCTTGGTGGAAGGGATGCtcttgaaaatgaattagaaAAGTTCAACAAAGTTAAAACTATGGATGCATACAATGAAAGAAGACCTTATTAA
- a CDS encoding kinesin-like boursin translates to MKNSKPRQNTIEENGVNVKVIVRCRPLTEQEKKDPSNSNVLQVKPDSKEIVVSHQSLSRKFDSYSTKLFTFDGVCGSFTSQRELFKQYVVPIVDEVLLGFNCTIFAYGQTGTGKTYTMEGDMKEYLESSNLELTEHAGIIPRAVQLIFERLESQYTEYGVRVSYLEIYNEELSDLLSDEKLNLRIYDDIAGKRGLNVDRLEEIPVNKAQDILNILSTAVRKRRTAETLLNKSSSRSHCIFTITIHTKETNIDGEDVLKVGKLNLVDLAGSENIQRSGANAVKDRAKEAGMINQSLLTLGRVINALVEHSSYVPYRDSKLTRLLQDSLGGRTKTCIIATITASSIYLEETLNTLDYAHRAKNIKNMPVVNQKMTKKVMIREMNCEIEKLKQELQCNREKNGVYLPLSQFNEMESKLQSQANEIVEMESELQNQHALYKEMESTVNSLTDQLNEKSLRVRAGDFANIHVSKHAKLYHEKYKDLFMQMNQSLENIGKLHRKIIGSELFQSSQNTQLFKLQQQLISDIQLTEKKTRECLEILYNDLNQDLLVHWKNKSQLSHVEIIGMIDTGKKLCNNVISMLSDSLEQSLTEELYAGMNNAKENLKKCLKTQDEITTRIKDEIRKGLVDCSTDTEKISMDITNQLERLKLSNERCQSLVQDYKDHSKGCETQLDTVFSQQLVGSVEHLAKSHQIEIDQRLSEQLSSLDEKSKGMKNQFCKLVDNFVEETSKALIDEKERLFKQVDDLREKIINELENGYLANKNLLRETNGRIEQLELAQLELVKDQTDCLEKRKNELGELVHSISHLGEKKLIEGFSDFSKIRNEQFDQINSKFTEISELSASSIQSCVNNVSSVVNLQNSSYSELSSCIDDYFGYNLTSFQSNIQVKINDMIQLLGEVTAFSNFSHEKSGNNEKKDSSSPVKDLPKILDKVLQGLIEIENVVAKTSPASGQTPSRRQSYSIPILRERCLSPMKYVDYYIETLPRPNIDFNQTHKMLDPFNDENKKGDEMLNSQLNLRGEELPNLSCFNWGNVKCDEMRSLNISQFIQETTVGSSDLFLREEVQQPNGIDRSEKRKERENIINDENLNIYSENTLNLSKNPSIISSKSEQKQGSLDSLKSSNFYQSSPIDENHISSNENTAAQENFLEAISSPIGSSNQIGVTISSSSTGIPRPGRPKRTVTAKKR, encoded by the coding sequence ATGAAGAATTCAAAACCCCGTCAGAATACTATTGAGGAGAACGGAGTAAATGTGAAGGTAATTGTTCGATGCAGACCTTTGACAGAACAGGAAAAGAAAGACCCTAGTAACAGTAATGTTTTGCAAGTTAAGCCAGATTCCAAAGAAATTGTTGTCTCTCACCAATCTTTGAGTCGTAAATTTGACTCATACTCTACCAAGCTGTTTACTTTTGATGGAGTTTGTGGGTCATTCACTTCACAAAGAGAGCTTTTTAAACAATATGTGGTTCCTATTGTGGATGAAGTACTATTAGGTTTTAATTGTACAATCTTTGCATATGGACAGACAGGAACTGGGAAGACTTATACAATGGAGGGTGATATGAAGGAGTATCTGGAATCAAGTAATTTGGAACTGACTGAGCATGCAGGAATTATTCCAAGAGCTGTGCAACTTATTTTTGAGAGGTTGGAAAGTCAATACACGGAATATGGGGTTCGAGTTTCGTATTTGGAGATATATAATGAGGAGTTATCAGATTTATTGAGTGATGAAAAGCTTAATTTAAGAATCTATGATGATATTGCTGGTAAGAGAGGTCTAAATGTGGATCGACTTGAGGAGATTCCTGTAAATAAAGCACAAGACATACTTAATATACTTTCCACTGCAGTGAGAAAAAGACGAACAGCTGAgactttattaaataaatcatcTTCTAGAAGTCATTGTATTTTCACAATTACAATCCACACCAAAGAAACAAACATAGATGGAGAAGATGTTTTAAAGGTGGGAAAGTTGAACCTGGTAGACTTAGCAGGGTCCGAGAATATTCAAAGAAGCGGAGCAAATGCAGTAAAAGATCGGGCTAAGGAAGCAGGAATGATTAATCAAAGCTTGTTAACATTAGGTCGTGTAATTAACGCCTTAGTAGAACACTCAAGTTATGTTCCTTATAGAGATTCAAAGCTAACACGTCTTTTACAGGATAGTTTGGGAGGCCGTACAAAGACTTGCATTATTGCAACTATCACGGCTTCCTCTATTTATCTCGAAGAAACTCTTAATACTTTAGACTATGCTCACAGAGCTAAGAATATTAAGAATATGCCAGTAGTCAATCAAAAGATGACAAAGAAAGTCATGATCAGAGAAATGAATtgtgaaattgaaaaactTAAACAAGAACTACAATGCAATAGAGAAAAGAATGGAGTTTATTTACCTCTTTCTCAGTTTAACGAGATGGAAAGCAAACTTCAATCCCAGGCTAATGAAATTGTTGAAATGGAATCTGAACTCCAAAATCAACATGCTCTTTATAAAGAAATGGAATCTACTGTTAATAGCCTTACTGATCAACTAAATGAGAAATCTTTACGTGTTAGAGCTGGAGACTTTGCTAATATTCATGTTTCAAAACATGCCAAGCTTTATCATGAAAAGTATAAAGACTTATTTATGCAAATGAATCAATCTTTAGAGAACATTGGAAAATTACatagaaaaattattggatcTGAGCTTTTCCAATCTTCTCAGAATACTCAACTATTTAAGCTCCAACAACAACTTATTAGTGATATTCAGTTAACTGAGAAAAAGACTAGGGAATGCCTTGAAATTCTATATAATGATCTCAATCAGGATTTACTTGTTCACTGGAAAAATAAAAGCCAACTTTCACATGTTGAAATCATTGGAATGATTGACACTGGAAAAAAGCTTTGTAATAACGTTATCTCTATGCTCTCTGATTCTCTAGAACAATCTTTAACAGAAGAACTTTATGCTGGTATGAATAATGCAAaggaaaatttaaaaaaatgtcTTAAAACTCAAGATGAAATAACTACTAgaattaaagatgaaattaGAAAGGGACTTGTAGATTGCTCAACTGATACAGAAAAGATATCAATGGATATTACTAATCAATTAGAAAGGCTTAAGCTCTCAAATGAACGTTGTCAGAGTCTTGTTCAAGATTACAAAGATCATTCAAAAGGATGTGAAACACAATTAGATACAGTATTCTCTCAGCAGCTTGTAGGTTCTGTTGAACATCTTGCAAAGTCACACCAAATTGAGATTGATCAACGTCTTTCTGAACAATTATCAAGTTTGGATGAGAAATCCAAGGGAATGAAAAATCAATTCTGTAAATTAGTTGATAACTTTGTTGAAGAAACTTCCAAAGCCTTGATTGATGAAAAGGAGAGGCTTTTCAAACAAGTGGATGATTTGAGAGAAAAGATCattaatgaattagaaaatgGGTATTTAGCAAATAAGAATTTGCTTCGTGAAACTAATGGCCGAATTGAACAATTAGAATTGGCTCAATTAGAGCTTGTTAAAGATCAGACAGACTGTCTtgaaaagagaaagaatgAGCTTGGAGAACTTGTTCATTCAATTTCTCACCTTGGAGAGAAAAAGTTGATTGAAGGATTTTCTGACTTTTCCAAGATTAGGAATGAACAATTTGATCAAATTAATTCCAAGTTTACAGAAATATCCGAATTAAGCGCTAGCTCAATTCAAAGTTGTGTTAATAATGTTTCATCTGTAGTGAATCTACAGAACAGCTCTTATAGTGAATTATCATCATGTATTGATGATTATTTTGGTTATAACTTGACATCCTTCCAAAGTAATATTCAGGTGAAGATTAATGATATGATTCAACTTTTGGGTGAAGTTACTGCTTTCTCAAACTTCTCTCATGAAAAATCTGGAAATAATGAGAAGAAGGATTCTTCCAGTCCGGTAAAAGACTTACCCAAGATTCTAGATAAAGTCCTTCAAGGATTAATAGAGATTGAGAATGTTGTTGCAAAGACCAGCCCAGCCTCAGGACAAACTCCAAGTAGGAGACAAAGCTACAGTATTCCTATTTTAAGAGAAAGATGTTTATCTCCAATGAAATATGTTGATTACTATATTGAAACTTTACCGAGACCcaatattgattttaacCAAACCCATAAAATGTTGGATCCATTTAATGATGAGAACAAAAAAGGCGATGAAATGTTAAATTCTCAATTAAATCTTCGAGGGGAGGAATTACCAAATTTATCTTGTTTCAACTGGGGAAATGTAAAGTGCGATGAAATGAGATCATTAAACATTTCTCAGTTTATCCAAGAAACAACTGTTGGCTCTTCTGATTTGTTTTTAAGGGAAGAAGTACAACAGCCAAATGGAATTGATAGATCAGAAAAGAGAAAAGAACGagagaatattattaatgatgaaaatttgaatatttattcagaaaatactttaaatcTTAGTAAAAATCcttcaataatttcctCAAAATCAGAGCAAAAGCAAGGCTCACTagattctttaaaatcatCAAACTTTTATCAAAGCTCTCCAATTGATGAAAACCATATTTCATCTAATGAAAATACAGCAGCACAAGAGAATTTTCTGGAAGCTATTAGCAGTCCAATAGGATCTAGTAACCAAATAGGTGTGacaatttcttcatcttctacAGGAATTCCAAGACCTGGAAGACCAAAGAGAACTGTTACTGCAAAGAAAAGATGA
- a CDS encoding TBC domain-containing protein — protein LGLLHLHMSSFVSTSSSRCQTEENELEQAIRECKELLQDSPQLLYEHSYKKWNRMINKGLDYFVKEHPKTLRRRLARGVPQDFRWKIWNSLLQISSLDDEDKINEKVSQSLRNSNFFLEIFNINDQNSPNFQSPTINFIYCNYYDYAAKFLNKYSPLISIDVPRTFPELNIFRDQASQECLFRVLNATANHIPDVGYCQGMNFIAALLLITSNFDQERSFYSLILILETYGLSGFYKDQFPLLTKYIQAFDTMFQTNIPKLWKHFQDEGIFDPVYLHPWFLTLFVSTLPLKTVVIIWDYLLANGLQSLISIAIALLKTLESSLIGQSMENIIQFFKSLRISVGINDVTCARMLLSKAKNIHISEEILATFKV, from the coding sequence TTAGGATTGTTACACCTACATATGAGTTCTTTTGTATCCACAAGCAGTAGTAGGTGCCAAACAGAAGAAAATGAGCTCGAACAAGCTATTAGAGAATGCAAGGAGCTGCTCCAGGATTCACCTCAGTTATTGTATGAGCATTCATATAAGAAATGGAATCGCATGATTAATAAGGGATTGGATTACTTTGTCAAAGAACACCCAAAGACTCTAAGAAGAAGGTTAGCTAGAGGAGTACCACAAGACTTTAGATGGAAAATTTGGAACTCTTTATTACAGATTTCTTCTCTAGATGATGAggataaaattaatgaaaaggTTTCTCAAAGCTTAAGAAACtcgaatttttttttggaaatatttaatatcaatGACCAGAATTCTCCGAATTTTCAGTCTCCAaccattaattttatatattgtaattattaCGATTATGCTGCCAAATTTCTAAACAAATATTCCCCTCTGATAAGTATTGATGTTCCACGAACTTTTCCAGaactcaatatttttagaGACCAAGCATCTCAGGAATGCCTTTTTAGAGTATTAAATGCTACTGCAAACCATATTCCTGATGTTGGGTATTGCCAGGGAATGAATTTTATTGCagctttattattaataaccAGTAACTTTGATCAAGAAAGAAGTTTCTATTCATTAATACTAATACTAGAAACATATGGACTTTCTGGATTTTATAAAGATCAATTCCCACTATTAACCAAGTATATTCAAGCATTTGACACAATGTTTCAGACAAATATTCCCAAGCTTTGGAAACATTTTCAAGATGAAGGAATCTTTGATCCTGTTTATCTTCATCCTTGGTTCCTTACTCTATTTGTTTCAACTCTTCCGCTCAAAACTGTTGTCATTATATGGGATTACTTGCTAGCAAATGGCCTtcaatcattaatttccaTAGCTATAGCGCTTCTTAAGACCCTTGAGTCCTCTTTGATTGGACAATCAatggaaaatattatccaattctttaaatcCCTTCGTATTTCAGTTGGGATAAATGACGTCACATGTGCTAGAATGTTGCTTTCAAAGGCAAAGAACATCCATATTTCCGAAGAAATACTTGCTACTTTTAAGGTTTAG
- a CDS encoding MO25 protein, with translation MLNWIHLQKNSSTNLGADYDDDGNYCINNDNKSNNISDSNGIISKIGKSIIGNNVEKEKNNLENEEYEKVKRKFLQVCNEINVNIIKLINSVLVKDEDNIEKLEKRDEREKIFEKVISYRKDFNNIFSTEKKELSLRGPLDEIKFIFLDLVDKQEKELNLWLNDRNQQKMEWNERVERIYKQIFTLSEIFCDSLLLNITCVLGYVSMEEHSLWVSIISLLIVFEIRSCQHTVLLKENELINEIDQENFVILEWLNKNCDEFFSLLLKQYSIIPITYKIGEVLRDISTILNLAQGPGIVDKQNNKTFPISESFKNKSNEIAEHLIYKQEIFTNLIKLSGNQCFDISSDSISTLRCYLFVSPKITNEYILKNQQDFFSNIFKILIQSTEYVPQRHGLRLLNQLLSLKELSKVMTAFSSNCEYLKIFMNLITSHLNTTSFEAFHIFKLFVANPNKSPGIQKILFKNKDKIVEFLIHFQTSRTDPQFISDKQVSHLLHTSIILLIITFYYFSL, from the coding sequence ATGTTGAACTGGATACATCTGCAAAAGAATTCATCAACTAATCTGGGAGCAGattatgatgatgatgGTAATTATTGcataaataatgataataaaagtaataatataagTGATAGTAATGGAATAATAAGTAAGATAGGCAAAAGCATTATCGGCAACAATGTtgaaaaagagaaaaataacttagaaaatgaagaatacGAAAAAGTGAAAAGAAAGTTCTTGCAAGTTTGCAATGAAATTAAcgtaaatataattaaattaataaatagtGTATTAGTTAAAGACGAAGATAATATAGAAAAGTTAGAAAAAAGAGatgaaagagaaaaaatttTTGAGAAAGTTATAAGTTATAGAAAAgactttaataatatctttagCACTGAAAAGAAGGAATTGAGTTTGAGAGGACCATTGGAcgaaattaaatttatatttcttgATTTGGTGGAtaaacaagaaaaagaattgaattTGTGGTTAAATGATAGGAATCAACAAAAAATGGAATGGAATGAAAGAGTTGAACGTATTTataaacaaatattcaCTTTATCTGAAATTTTCTGTGATTCTTTACTTCTAAACATAACATGTGTACTAGGATATGTTTCAATGGAAGAGCACTCTTTATGGGTAAGCATAATTTCTTTGCTTAttgtatttgaaataaGAAGTTGTCAGCATACagttttattaaaagaaaatgaattaattaatgaaattgatcAAGAAAATTTTGTAATACTTGAATGgcttaataaaaattgtgatgaatttttttcattattacttAAACAATACTCAATAATTCCAATCACATATAAAATTGGAGAAGTACTTAGAGATATATCTACTATATTAAATCTTGCACAAGGTCCAGGAATTGTTgataaacaaaataataaaactttCCCAATCTCAGAATCATTCAAGAATAAAAGTAATGAAATTGCAGaacatttaatatataaacaaGAAATCTTCAccaatttaattaaattatcagGAAATCAATGTTTTGACATATCTTCTGATTCTATTTCAACTTTAAGGtgttatttatttgtttcaCCTAAAATTACGAATGAATAcatattaaagaatcaacaagattttttttcaaatatattcaaaattctaATCCAATCAACTGAATATGTACCACAAAGGCATGGTTTAAGATTGTTAAATCagttattatcattaaaagAACTCTCAAAAGTAATGACAGCATTTTCAAGTAACTGTGAATAtctcaaaatttttatGAATTTGATCACATCTCACTTAAATACTACTTCATTCGAAGcatttcatatttttaagCTTTTTGTTGCAAATCCCAATAAATCACCAGGAATTCAaaagattttatttaaaaataaagataaaataGTTGAATTCCTAATTCATTTCCAAACTTCCAGAACTGATCCACAATTCATTTCAGATAAACAGGTAAGTCACTTACTTCACACATCAATTATTTTGCTAATAATAACCTTCTATTATTTCAGtttgtaa